The following are encoded in a window of Gramella sp. MT6 genomic DNA:
- a CDS encoding PA2169 family four-helix-bundle protein, which yields MKTTRESAREASHKNLVQVLTDLLEKNYDAEKGYRKALEHTTNPDLKKFLKDQAVQRNHFATEIDKYIHQLNEHPKEKSSGTTLGSLHRFWIDFKSSVTRKNDESILEECIRGEKASLKEYEEKLKKNILNPTVKEMLEEHRDKIQKTLKQIKILEDLVD from the coding sequence ATGAAAACAACAAGAGAATCGGCCAGAGAGGCAAGTCATAAAAACCTTGTACAAGTTCTTACAGATTTACTGGAAAAGAATTATGATGCAGAAAAAGGTTATAGAAAAGCTTTAGAACATACCACGAACCCCGATCTTAAGAAGTTCCTAAAAGATCAGGCCGTACAAAGAAATCATTTCGCAACCGAAATTGATAAATACATTCACCAGTTAAATGAACATCCTAAAGAAAAATCTAGCGGTACAACCTTAGGTAGCCTTCATCGTTTCTGGATAGATTTTAAAAGTTCTGTAACCAGGAAAAATGATGAATCCATTCTTGAAGAATGCATCAGAGGTGAAAAAGCAAGCTTGAAGGAATATGAGGAAAAACTTAAAAAGAATATTCTCAATCCTACCGTAAAAGAAATGCTGGAAGAGCATAGGGATAAGATCCAAAAAACCCTGAAACAGATCAAAATCCTGGAAGACCTTGTAGATTAA
- a CDS encoding DinB family protein: MKILITFLSLAFFCSDYAGDKDCLKDSDNLNSIENHWNEADIFEYLEETKESLKESVEGLSEEQMQFKPDAENWSVAQTVEHIITVEGALKSMLQAKFDAGEDLDQKTEIVMTDDDVVALITNRTEKIKTQDQFQPTGNLSSADEALDAFEDQRENIVDWLKDSDVDMRNYVNEFPFGKIDAYQTVLFMAGHTARHTAQIEEVKSNPDFPDS, translated from the coding sequence ATGAAAATATTGATCACATTTTTAAGCCTTGCTTTTTTCTGTTCAGATTATGCAGGGGACAAAGATTGTCTGAAAGATTCAGATAATCTTAATTCAATTGAAAATCATTGGAATGAAGCAGATATTTTCGAATATCTGGAAGAAACCAAAGAATCACTAAAAGAGAGCGTTGAAGGCCTTTCTGAAGAGCAAATGCAATTTAAACCAGATGCTGAAAATTGGTCTGTGGCCCAGACGGTAGAACATATAATTACCGTTGAAGGAGCCCTTAAATCTATGCTGCAAGCTAAATTTGATGCTGGAGAAGACTTGGACCAGAAAACCGAAATAGTAATGACCGATGATGATGTTGTGGCGCTTATTACCAATAGAACAGAAAAGATAAAAACACAGGACCAATTTCAACCTACAGGTAATTTATCAAGTGCAGATGAAGCCTTGGATGCATTTGAAGATCAGAGGGAAAACATTGTAGACTGGCTGAAAGATTCTGATGTAGATATGAGAAATTACGTTAATGAATTTCCATTTGGAAAGATCGATGCCTATCAAACAGTTCTTTTCATGGCAGGACATACTGCACGACATACCGCCCAGATCGAGGAAGTAAAATCAAACCCAGATTTTCCTGATTCATAG